The Arachis ipaensis cultivar K30076 chromosome B03, Araip1.1, whole genome shotgun sequence region tattttcttcttctctcccacATGGTGTATAGTAAGTGGAATAAACATCATATGAGTTTGATctataatcaaataaaaaaaaaaacaatattcaTTTGTAGAGCAAGTTGTAGTCCATTTTTCTCTTCTGTTCCAACTATATAACTTGTAGATGTTTATAGTTTATTTTCagatgaaaattctaaaagaaaagaAGTTACAATGAGATGTTAAGTATAGGGAACTCTTTTAAACACAAATTTGGACACAATGAAAAATCCAATCAATCCAAAAGTGAGCCGTCTTCTTCTTTTGTTGTGGTAAATGGATTGGATGGAAAAGATGGAACACTATGTATCTTTGAAACCTGAAACTCTGAAAGTAATCATGGTTGCTTTGTTACCACTCATGGAGTAGTAGTAGTGAAGCAGCTGAGTTGCAATGGTTCTGATGCTGCTTTCAATAAAGCTGCAAGCTTCACTTTGCAAGGAGTGTGGAAACTGAATCCTATTAGCTTCGTGGCTAAAGGGCAAAAGAGAGATTTCCTCTTGCCTTTGCTTAATTCAACTTCCATAAATGAAGTAAATGTAAGCCTTACAATATATCTTTTTTTCCTTGCCAAGAAGCAATAGCTTAAATGACataatctctccatactcaattaaaaagttgcgggttcgagtctctatatctttcgtaaaaaaaaaaaaaaaatttttttccttcttcgcATTTGGTGTGAAAAATGTAGAATGAACATCATACATAGGATTACATACACATAATCATATAATCAACGTTTATTGCGTTATTActacaaaattatatatattaagcACACGGCTTCTAGTACCCAACAATAACTAATGACCTTCAACAATTTCCAAACTTGATTAAAGACATGCAAATGCACAAACTCAAACTGTTTCTTGAGTGCACGGCTTAAGAGGCATGCCACATAGGCACTTATTATGCTCAAACGACGTCGTTCTCAGACGATCAAACGGTTCACCACTAGGAATCCTCCCACACAAACGGTTATGACTCAAATCCAAGTGACCAATGTAATTAGCAGAACTCAACGACTTTGGAACCGAACCACTCAAGTTGTTAAAAGACAGATCCAGGTTTATGAAATACGAACGCTCTCCGAACACGTCAGCAATTTCCCCACTCAGCATGTTCCCTCTCAGATCCAAATGAGTCATCCTCGAACCCAAAACCGTGGAAGGAATCTCACCCGTTAATCTGTTATACTTCAGTTTTAGCGAGTCAAGAACCGGCATCCGGCCCAGTGACTCGTGAACCTTACCGGAAAACCGGTTCATTGAGAGGTCCAGAACGGCCAGACCATAAATCCTGGAAATTGTTTCGGGGATCGGACCGGTTAAAAGGTTATGGCTCAAGAAAGCCCGGTTCATGTTGTTGAGCCGGCCGAAGTCCGTTGGAATGTGACCTCTCATGAGGTTGTTACGGAGATCGAGGTGTACGAGATTCCTGAGGTTAGTTAGAGTGGTTGGAATGGTTCCCGAGATGCGATTATCTGCGAGATTGAGCATTGTAAGTTGTGTGAGGCTTCCTATGCTTTTAGGGACCTGTCCGGTAATGCTGTTATTGGAGAGGTCTAATATTTGAAGTAAGGAAAGAGTTTGAATACAAGAAGGGATAATTCCCGAAATGCCCTTCCAATCAGAGATTGTGATGGATGAGAGTTGTGTGAGGTTGCATATGGAAGGGGAAATGTGGCCGGTCATGTAGCCGGTGGTGGCGTGACGGTTGAGGCGACGGCGATTGTCGGGGACGGTTAGGCCGTTGAGGTTGATTTGGGCTACACGGCGGGTGGTCGGGTCGCATGCAATGCCGTACCATTTGTAGCAGCAGTTGGTGCCGCGCCACGTGTGGAAGATTCCGAAGTTTGGTTCGTAGAGGGAGGCCTTGATGGCCATTAGGGATGCCCATTCTGATGAAGGGCAACATTGTACTAATTGTAATTGTGTAATTAGAGCTACTAGTGACGTCACTAATGAGAGTGTAACTAAACTTGCACTTATACACATTGTGCTATGTGATTTGTGTGTGTGTGAGAATGCACGTCACTTAGTATAGGAATTAGCTTGGTATGTGTATATAGTTATATATATACCTCTCATAAAGGTTATAAAATGTTGAATTGTAAATTTTTATAGACATCACAACAACTTTAGTACCTTTATTCTCTGTGATCACTTATGCCAGAATGCGTGACAATTGATGGAGCTGTCAGATGAAATAAAGTAGTAGGATTTAATTTCCTCATATATCCAATACATAGTTGTCTTCTTGATCAAGAGTTTCCCATATTTGATGCCTAGGAATAACATTTTTGTGTTGTAGTAGAGAGTTCTTATGGCCATTTAAAAAAGGAAAAGTGGTAAAAATGAGTATAACATATAGATTTGCATGTTTAGTTAGCATAAGCTAAGGGATTGTTTCTTGTGGCATAAGGATTAATGTTGATGAATTTCTTTTTAAGTTAATTTTGTTGGGGAAGTTAGTTCTGTTAAAAATGCAAGGAAGGAATTTCGTAGATGTAGATTTTGAAAGTGATGGTGCATGGTGGGGCTGAATCTAATGTATAGTGTTTAATCCTTTTCATGCGGTGGGTGTAATATAACTATCCTTGAGTTAGAGTGAGGTACATGCATGTTTTGATCGATCCAAATAGCGGAGATGAAATGAGTATCTGTGTGTCTATGTTTTAGGCTTATTAGGTACACATTAAAAAGCTATAGGAATGAAACTAATGAAGATTGTTATTTCACTTTAATTTGACACTTTATGTGTTTAGTATCAGATTCAGCTGTTATGGCAAAGCAGTTCTTTTTAAAGTGATCTAGTTATAGCTTATTATAGCTATCACATCTCAGCTAAAGAGGCAAAATTCAAAGTTGGTTTTTGTAGGGGCACTAGCTGCGAAGCTAGTCTTCACTCTTCATCACTAGCTATTTCAGGACACATACACGAGATATATAG contains the following coding sequences:
- the LOC107634092 gene encoding DNA damage-repair/toleration protein DRT100-like, coding for MCISASLVTLSLVTSLVALITQLQLVQCCPSSEWASLMAIKASLYEPNFGIFHTWRGTNCCYKWYGIACDPTTRRVAQINLNGLTVPDNRRRLNRHATTGYMTGHISPSICNLTQLSSITISDWKGISGIIPSCIQTLSLLQILDLSNNSITGQVPKSIGSLTQLTMLNLADNRISGTIPTTLTNLRNLVHLDLRNNLMRGHIPTDFGRLNNMNRAFLSHNLLTGPIPETISRIYGLAVLDLSMNRFSGKVHESLGRMPVLDSLKLKYNRLTGEIPSTVLGSRMTHLDLRGNMLSGEIADVFGERSYFINLDLSFNNLSGSVPKSLSSANYIGHLDLSHNRLCGRIPSGEPFDRLRTTSFEHNKCLCGMPLKPCTQETV